CGCGATGTTCGCCCTCAACCAGGGCGAGGTCTGCACCTGTCCCTCGCGGGTGCTGGTGCAGGAGTCGATCTACGACCGCTTCATGGAGCGCGCGGTGGCCCGCACCCGGGCCATCGTCGAGGGGAATCCGCTCGACGCGGCCACGATGATCGGCGCCCAGGCCTCCAACGACCAGCTGGAGAAGATCCTGAGCTACATCGACATCGGGAAGAAGGAGGGGGCGAAGGTCCTCACCGGCGGCGTCCGCCGGGTGCACGCCGGGGAACTCAAGGACGGCTACTACGTCCAGCCCACGATCTTCGAAGGCCACAACAAGATGCGGATCTTCCAGGAGGAGATCTTCGGCCCGGTGGTCTCGGTGACGAAGTTCAAGACCCAGGAGGACGCGCTCGCCATCGCCAACGACACCCTCTACGGCCTGGGCGCCGGCGTGTGGAGCCGCGACGTCAACACCTGCTACCGCATGGGCCGCGCCATCAAGGCGGGCCGGGTGTGGACCAACTGCTACCACGCCTACCCCGCGCACGCCGCCTTCGGCGGGTACAAGCAGTCGGGCATCGGCCGCGAGAACCACAAGATGATGCTCAATCACTACCAGCAGACCAAGAACCTGCTGGTGAGCTACAGCCCCAAGAAGCTCGGGTTCTTCTAGGCCGATGGACGTGACGCGGGTGGACCTCACCCCCGCGGCCCGGGCCGTGCTCCGCCAGCTGGTGGCGGAGCACGGCCCGCTGCTGTTCCACCAGTCGGGCGGCTGCTGCGACGGCAGCGCCCCGATGTGCTACCCCGCCCGGGAATTCCGGGTAGGTTCCCGGGATGTGCACCTTGGCGACGTCGATGGCGTCCCGGTGTACATCGGGGGGCTGCAGTTCGAGGCGTGGCGCCACACCCAGCTGCTGATCGACGTGGTGCCCGGCCGCGGGGGAGGGTTCTCCCTCGAGGCGCCGCTCGGGGTGCGGTTCCTGACCCGATCGCGGGTGTTCGACGCGACGGAGCAGGCCTGGCTCGACGCCTGCCCCCCGCGCCTCGGCCCCCCGGAGTAGGCCGCACGGTCACCACGAGCCCCAGACCATGAGCACCGCCCCCTTGCAGCTGCACGGCCCCGCCGGCCCCGACGCCGGGCGGGTGGTCACCCCCGAGGCGCTCCGCTTCATCGCCCGGCTCTCGGCGCTGTTCG
The Gemmatimonadota bacterium DNA segment above includes these coding regions:
- a CDS encoding DUF779 domain-containing protein; this translates as MDVTRVDLTPAARAVLRQLVAEHGPLLFHQSGGCCDGSAPMCYPAREFRVGSRDVHLGDVDGVPVYIGGLQFEAWRHTQLLIDVVPGRGGGFSLEAPLGVRFLTRSRVFDATEQAWLDACPPRLGPPE